DNA sequence from the Halorussus sp. MSC15.2 genome:
ACTCGGGTGGCAAGTGACCAAGGTCAATCGGAAACTATCCGAAAAGAACGGTGTCCGCGTCATGGACCAGGACTGGGACACGCTGGTTCTCCTTGACGGGTGCCGGTTCGATACGTTCCGGGCGTGCAGTTGGTTGAACGGTCATCTATCCGCAGCGTCGTCGCTAGGGAGCCACAGCACCGAGTTCATCGAACGCAACTTCTCGGACGGTCAGTACCACGACACGGTGTACGTCTCGGCGAACCCGCACGTGGAGTCGCTCAAGGGGAGCGGGATATTCCACGACATCGTCGACGTGTTCGACTGGGGGTGGGACGAGGAGTTACGGACCGTGCCGCCCGAGACGATGGCCGAGGCGACCGTAGACGCCGCGGAGCGGTACCCGCACAAGCGTATCATCAGCCACTTCATGCAACCCCACACGCCGTTCATCGGCGAGACCGGACGGCGAATCACTCACGCCGGTCTCACCGGCGGGAACAGGGAGTCACCGATGGACGACGGGTCCGACCTCTCGCTCTGGATGCGACTGCGCTATCGGCTCTCGTCCGAAGATTTCGAGACGATTCGCGAGGCCTACGAGGAGAACCTCGAACTCGCACTCCCCCACGTCCAGCGCATTCAGGACACCGTCGCGGGGAAAGTCGTCGTCTCGGCCGACCACGGCAACATGTTCGGCGAGCGCATGCGCCCCATTCCGGCGAAGATGTGGGGACACCCGCCGGGTCTCACCCATCCGTCGCTCGTCCGAGTTCCGTGGTTGACCATGCCCCACGAGTCCCGCAGAGAGACGAGAGCGGACCCGCCGAGAGAAGCGGTAGCGATGATGGAGAACTCCGAAATGGACGACCGCCTCCGGGCGCTAGGGTACAAATAGGCTGACGAACGGAGAGGGACGAGCGGCGGACCCGAGTTCTCCGATACCACTCCCCTCGTCCGGTGAGGCGATTGCACGAACCACCAGCGTCAATACGCACCGCGAGAGAGTCCCGAGCATGGACGGCCGCGCGTCTGCGTTCGCGGCGGGGACGGTACTGAACGCCCTCGCCTGCGGCAAGGGGTCGGCGTTCGCCATCGACGCCGAGACGACCGCCGAGGTCGAACTCGACGACTCGGGCGTCGTGACCGGCGAGGTCGCGGAAGACCCCGACGCCGACACGGCTCTGATAGAGCGGTGCATCGAACTCGTCGTCGCGGAGTACGCGGCGGACGCGCCCGACGCCGACGGAATTTCGGGCGGCCACGTTCGGACCGAGAGCGAAGTGCCGATGGCGGCCGGACTCAAGAGTTCCAGCGCGGCCGCGAACGCGACGGTACTGGCCGCGCTCGACGCGCTCGGAGTCGCCGAGGAGGTGTCCCGCGAGGACGCCTGTCGACTTGGCGTGCGGGCGGCCCGCGACGCCGGTGTGACCGTCACGGGCGCGTTCGACGACGCCAGCGCGAGCATGCTCGGGGGCGTCACCGTCACCGACAACCGGACCGACGAACTGCTCGCGCGCGACCCCGTCGAGTGGGACGTGTTGGTCTGGACGCCGCCCGAGCAGGCCTTCAGCGCCGATGCCGACGTCGCGCGGTGCGAGCGACTCGCGCCCGTCGCCGAACTGGTCGCCGACCTCGCGCTCGACGGTCGCTACGCCGACGCGATGACGGTCAACGGGTTCGCCTTCACGGCGGCGCTCGGGTTCTCCGCCGACCCGATGGTGGAGGCGCTCCCCGACGTGCGCGGCGTCTCGCTGTCGGGGACCGGCCCGAGTTTCGTCGCGGTCGGCGAGCGCGCGGTGCTAGAACAGGTTCGAGACAGATGGAGTCAACGAGAGGGTACCACATGGCTGACGACGACACAGAACGACCCCGCCCGGACGAGATGAACCTCGCGGAACTCCGCGAGGAGATAGAGAGCATCGACCGCGAGATAGTCGAACTCATCGCCCGCCGGACCTACGTGGCCGAGACGGTCGCGCAGGTCAAAGACGAGCGAGACATGCCGACGACCGACGAGGACCAAGAGCAGCGCGTGATGGACCGCGCGGGCGAGAACGCCGAGCAGTTCGACGTGGACGCGAACTTGGTGAAAGCGATTTTCAGACTGTTGATAGAACTGAACAAGGTGGAACAACGAGAGAGTAGGTAGCCTGAGTCGGGCGTTTCAAGGCCTTCTACCGCCGGTAGATTCGTCGATTCTTCTTTCGGCAGTCGCTCTGTAAACGATGTATAATGCAAGACTACTCTCGGTGGCTGGCGATGTCCACCAATACGACGACCGACATGAATTGTGAAGCGCACGCTCATGTACTTCCATCTCAACCAAACCACAGTATCAGGAAAGGGATGGAAATTATCCTTTATACGGCCGACAACCACCCAACCCCGCCTGGGCGCCAA
Encoded proteins:
- a CDS encoding shikimate kinase; translated protein: MDGRASAFAAGTVLNALACGKGSAFAIDAETTAEVELDDSGVVTGEVAEDPDADTALIERCIELVVAEYAADAPDADGISGGHVRTESEVPMAAGLKSSSAAANATVLAALDALGVAEEVSREDACRLGVRAARDAGVTVTGAFDDASASMLGGVTVTDNRTDELLARDPVEWDVLVWTPPEQAFSADADVARCERLAPVAELVADLALDGRYADAMTVNGFAFTAALGFSADPMVEALPDVRGVSLSGTGPSFVAVGERAVLEQVRDRWSQREGTTWLTTTQNDPARTR
- a CDS encoding chorismate mutase, which translates into the protein MADDDTERPRPDEMNLAELREEIESIDREIVELIARRTYVAETVAQVKDERDMPTTDEDQEQRVMDRAGENAEQFDVDANLVKAIFRLLIELNKVEQRESR